CGGCGGCTTCCGTGTCACAGAGAGCAGCTGTTGCCGCTCCAAGCGTGCCGCGATCAGTTGTTTCACCCTCGCGGGATCAGGCAGGGGCGGCACGCCCAGGATCACCGCTCGCGCGTACGCCTCGGTCTGCAACAGGCCCGGCACGACCCGGCATTCGTACGTGTACAGACTGATCGCGGTCCGTTCCACCCGAGCCCACTGCCGGAACCAACTGGCCAGACCCGCCTGGCGTGAGAGGTGTTCTGCCGCCTTCGCGAGTGCCCCGGTGTTGCCCAGGACCGGTTCTGCCCGCTTCACGAAGTCCTCGTCGGGCATGCGCCGCCCCTGCTCGATCGAGGCGACGGTGTGTTTCGAGAACCGCACCTGGCGGCCGAACTCCTCGCGGCTCAGGCCCGCGTGCTCCCGTAGGGCCTGGACGAACGCGCCGAAGGTGCGCAGGCTTCCCGACGTCTCCGGTTCAGCCCCGGGGCCGGGCCCGGGGGCCGGACCACCACCCGTGATCGCCCCCGCGCAGTCGTCCGTGTTCTCGTAGGCCACCGTCGGACACCTCCCACACACCTGATATCGCCGCAACGGTCTCCGACCTTGCCCTACGGCTCCGTGCGGACACGCGCACCATGCACCGAACGTGCGCGTACGCTTCCGCAGCGTACGCGGGGCCCGCCCGATGGATCCCCGTGTTCACCCCACGCACCGGACGCGCGACTCCCGTTCACCCGCCGGAGGATCCACCGCCGCACCCGGGGCTCGAAGCCCGGGGCTCGGGTCCCCGGCTTCGGGATCCGAGCGCTGGAAACCTCGCCCTCACTCGTTCGCGGGTACGGAGAGCCGTGCGGGGCCGGGGCTTGAGCTCCGGGATCCGGGGGCCGGTCTTCGAGGGCCGGGATTCGAGCGGTGTTCTTCGACCCGGGGGGATACACGGGGGTTCCAAGAAGGGGAA
This DNA window, taken from Streptomyces nitrosporeus, encodes the following:
- a CDS encoding helix-turn-helix domain-containing protein, which encodes MAYENTDDCAGAITGGGPAPGPGPGAEPETSGSLRTFGAFVQALREHAGLSREEFGRQVRFSKHTVASIEQGRRMPDEDFVKRAEPVLGNTGALAKAAEHLSRQAGLASWFRQWARVERTAISLYTYECRVVPGLLQTEAYARAVILGVPPLPDPARVKQLIAARLERQQLLSVTRKPPTAFNFILEQAVLERWTGGEEVTRELFDHLLELIDRNWNIEFQVMPTRRPSHAGMDGPIFLAENPNNRWFAYSEGQENGRLIIGPKEISVLQQRYAKLRSQAMTPEDSLSLLKRLRGEL